CTCCCCCGGGTCGACTGGGCCGCGGACCACGACCATGACGTCGATGTCGGAACCGGGAGAGGCCTCGCCGCGGGCCTGCGAACCGAAAAGCACTATGCCAACGAGGCGATCGCCGTACAGCGCCTCGAGGCGCCCGCGCAACAAAGACAACACGATTTGGACGCTCTTTGTCATCTCGACAACTCCGTCAGAAGTATAACAGCAGGGAATCAATACCTCCAACGCAGACGCACCCGCGCATGAATTGCGCGGGCTGGAGGAGGTCCTCACTCATAGGCGTTAACCGGGCGCTGCCACGGTTTCCAATTGGAGGAGGAACCGTGGGATCTGCCGGG
The Pseudomonadota bacterium DNA segment above includes these coding regions:
- a CDS encoding nucleotidyltransferase domain-containing protein — translated: MTKSVQIVLSLLRGRLEALYGDRLVGIVLFGSQARGEASPGSDIDVMVVVRGPVDPGEEIERVGPITAALSLEHDVVLSCVFVSSDRYSNERSPLLLNVRREGVAV